In a single window of the Terriglobus roseus genome:
- a CDS encoding tetratricopeptide repeat protein gives MRLAPFFRRSVAAALLVLPAVMAHAQTDVAGGRVVLVLPFDNRSGQANIDWIGESFANTLNARLRSAGFLTISRDDRVYALDHLGLPTGFRPSRASTIRIAQTLDAQFVIVGNYTLKDGTVTAQAQVLEVNQLRMSQPLEQSAGLPRLLDVENNIAWLSARGMDPKFAVAQNTFQAASAGLKLDAYESYIRGITATTDDERLKRLKTAVELSPNNADALLALGKTEFADGNYEGAAAVLAKVPANDPLALEAGFYRGLASFNNAHYAEAEAAFAAVSVKLPLPEVTNNQGVAMARQRKDATALLQRASMADPQDADYHFNIAVALRRRGDNVHAKTEIDQALKRRPNDAEAKQLLGVISGAVPPPPGFDPQERIRRTYSEAAFRQAAFQIDQLRAARLATLPPAQQATEYTQAGQDYLNQGLVLEAEREFQSALSADPQSAAGHLGLATVRERSGNADDARKEAQASLASKPSAAAYLLLARIDFSANQTSAAAMDISNALRLEPSNAAALNMKNSFQSRGITIP, from the coding sequence ATGCGTCTTGCACCTTTTTTCCGGCGATCGGTCGCCGCAGCCCTGCTCGTTCTGCCCGCCGTCATGGCGCACGCGCAAACGGATGTGGCCGGGGGACGGGTCGTCCTGGTGCTGCCTTTTGACAATCGCTCCGGACAGGCAAACATCGATTGGATCGGCGAATCCTTCGCAAACACACTGAACGCGCGCCTGCGTTCCGCGGGCTTTCTGACGATCTCGCGCGACGACCGCGTCTACGCGCTGGATCACCTCGGTCTGCCCACTGGTTTCCGGCCGTCACGCGCCAGCACCATCCGCATTGCGCAGACGCTGGACGCGCAGTTCGTCATCGTCGGCAACTACACACTGAAGGACGGTACCGTGACCGCCCAGGCGCAGGTGCTGGAGGTGAACCAGCTTCGCATGTCACAACCGCTGGAACAGAGCGCTGGTCTGCCGCGCCTGCTGGATGTCGAAAATAACATCGCGTGGCTGAGCGCGCGAGGCATGGATCCGAAGTTCGCCGTGGCCCAGAACACCTTCCAGGCAGCCTCTGCAGGGTTGAAACTGGACGCGTATGAAAGCTACATCCGGGGCATCACTGCAACGACAGACGACGAGCGTTTGAAACGTCTCAAGACAGCGGTCGAATTGTCTCCAAACAACGCAGATGCCCTGCTGGCACTAGGCAAAACCGAGTTCGCCGACGGCAACTATGAAGGTGCTGCAGCCGTGCTCGCAAAGGTCCCTGCGAACGACCCGCTGGCGCTTGAAGCCGGCTTCTATCGTGGACTGGCCAGCTTCAACAACGCGCACTATGCGGAAGCGGAAGCAGCCTTCGCTGCGGTGAGCGTCAAGCTCCCGCTGCCTGAGGTGACCAACAATCAGGGCGTCGCCATGGCCCGTCAGCGCAAAGACGCAACGGCACTGCTGCAGCGCGCCTCCATGGCCGATCCTCAGGATGCCGACTATCACTTCAACATAGCCGTCGCTCTTCGCCGCCGCGGCGACAACGTCCACGCAAAGACGGAGATCGACCAGGCTCTGAAGCGCCGTCCGAACGATGCAGAAGCGAAGCAGTTGCTGGGGGTAATCAGCGGTGCCGTGCCTCCGCCGCCGGGCTTCGATCCGCAGGAGCGTATCCGCCGCACCTACTCCGAAGCCGCATTCCGGCAAGCCGCCTTCCAGATCGACCAGTTGCGTGCCGCCCGGCTCGCCACGCTACCGCCAGCACAGCAAGCCACGGAATATACACAGGCAGGGCAGGACTACCTGAATCAGGGCCTCGTCCTTGAGGCAGAGCGGGAGTTCCAGTCAGCGCTGTCTGCCGATCCGCAGTCAGCTGCTGGACACCTCGGACTCGCCACCGTGCGCGAGCGCTCCGGCAACGCCGACGATGCACGCAAAGAAGCGCAGGCAAGCCTCGCCAGCAAGCCGAGCGCGGCCGCATACCTACTGCTTGCCCGCATTGACTTCAGCGCCAATCAGACGTCTGCTGCGGCGATGGACATCAGCAACGCGCTGCGCCTGGAGCCGTCCAACGCGGCTGCGCTCAACATGAAAAACTCCTTCCAGTCGCGTGGAATCACCATACCGTGA
- a CDS encoding ArnT family glycosyltransferase, producing the protein MNKLVPQATARQRPALSLPLLFAPVFLAIVALHATLLRLPYFWDEGGYYIPAAWDFFRLGTLIPETTMRNAHPPLPSVLLAAWWKIAGFHILSTRIFVCLVTTFALLAVFRLARMFAGDAAALAVMILTAIYPVWFAQSTLAHADIFAAAFTLWALTFYADRRGWTLEGQARSTSTNAIAMAVLFTLACLAKETAIVIPAALFCFEFMLLADRSPAVLRRIKAELPEFQSPDAVPEHHLAWRVLFALVTPAIFLALWYAYHHHKTGFTFGNPEFLRYNATANMSVQRIMLSLRHRLVHLTVHMNLYLPMLAMSAVFLLPSRYEEGRRFLPVPALRMIFVLLVAQWIAFSILGGALLTRYLLPAYPLLLIVCVAAWKSRVRLWPGIAVLALLGFAIGCEVNPPYPFAPEDNLSYRDMIVVHQHAIQALQANFPGATVLTAWPVLADLQRPELGYLQMPMRTTPIDNFSAAEIAKAASNAGSFDTALVFSTKYDPPPGGLNLAGTSRRDDKRFYDYHQDMLPGEVARALGGKVVWQEDRNGEWAAVLYFPRSYDVRLIAPGRLPR; encoded by the coding sequence ATGAACAAGCTCGTGCCGCAAGCGACAGCCAGACAACGACCAGCCCTGTCGCTGCCGCTGCTCTTCGCCCCAGTCTTCCTCGCCATCGTCGCACTCCACGCCACGCTCCTCCGCCTCCCCTACTTCTGGGATGAAGGCGGCTACTATATCCCCGCAGCATGGGACTTCTTCCGACTCGGCACGCTGATTCCCGAGACCACGATGCGCAATGCGCATCCACCACTTCCCTCGGTGCTGCTCGCGGCATGGTGGAAGATCGCGGGCTTTCACATCCTCAGCACGCGCATCTTCGTCTGCCTGGTGACGACCTTTGCGCTGCTGGCAGTCTTCCGCCTGGCGCGCATGTTCGCGGGTGATGCAGCCGCGCTGGCTGTGATGATTCTCACCGCCATCTACCCGGTCTGGTTCGCACAGAGCACCTTGGCACATGCTGATATCTTCGCGGCCGCCTTCACACTCTGGGCGCTCACCTTCTACGCAGACCGGCGTGGCTGGACGCTTGAGGGACAGGCGCGCAGCACTTCGACCAACGCGATTGCGATGGCCGTGCTGTTTACTCTGGCATGCCTCGCCAAGGAAACCGCCATCGTTATTCCGGCGGCGCTCTTCTGCTTCGAATTCATGCTGCTGGCGGATCGCAGTCCGGCAGTCCTGCGTCGCATCAAGGCAGAGCTTCCGGAGTTCCAGTCACCAGATGCCGTGCCCGAACATCACCTTGCGTGGCGGGTTCTTTTCGCACTCGTGACACCCGCCATTTTTCTTGCGCTCTGGTACGCGTATCACCATCACAAGACAGGCTTCACCTTCGGCAACCCGGAGTTTCTCCGCTACAACGCCACGGCCAACATGTCGGTCCAGCGCATCATGCTGTCGCTCAGGCACCGCCTGGTGCACCTGACCGTCCACATGAACCTGTACCTGCCAATGCTGGCGATGAGCGCAGTCTTCCTTCTGCCTTCGCGCTATGAAGAAGGCCGTCGATTTCTCCCGGTGCCGGCGCTGCGCATGATCTTCGTTCTTCTTGTTGCCCAGTGGATTGCGTTTTCGATTCTTGGTGGCGCGCTGCTGACGCGCTATCTGTTACCCGCCTATCCGTTGCTGCTAATCGTCTGCGTTGCCGCATGGAAGAGTCGGGTACGTTTGTGGCCTGGCATCGCTGTACTGGCGCTGTTGGGGTTCGCGATTGGATGCGAGGTCAACCCGCCCTATCCCTTCGCTCCCGAGGACAATCTCAGCTACCGCGACATGATCGTCGTCCATCAGCATGCGATCCAGGCGCTGCAGGCGAATTTTCCCGGCGCTACCGTACTGACGGCATGGCCCGTGCTCGCTGACCTGCAGCGACCAGAACTCGGTTACCTGCAGATGCCGATGCGCACCACCCCCATCGACAACTTCTCTGCAGCGGAGATTGCCAAGGCCGCCTCCAACGCGGGGTCTTTCGATACAGCGCTGGTCTTCTCTACGAAGTACGATCCGCCACCCGGTGGCCTGAACCTGGCTGGCACCAGTCGCCGGGACGACAAGCGCTTCTACGACTACCACCAGGACATGCTGCCCGGCGAAGTGGCGCGTGCGCTTGGCGGTAAGGTCGTATGGCAGGAAGACCGCAACGGCGAGTGGGCGGCCGTGCTGTACTTCCCGCGCAGCTATGACGTCCGCCTGATCGCTCCCGGCAGGCTGCCACGCTAG
- a CDS encoding DUF3467 domain-containing protein — protein sequence MSDNTQIEPTLRVTQSDDYNDVYANSVQIRMSVWDFQLVFGTMQSNTPDEVTFLTKQGIFLSPQQAKALFNVLGQNLAQYEGTFGELKLEPQQLGNGGPIN from the coding sequence ATGAGCGACAACACACAGATCGAACCGACCCTCCGCGTCACCCAGTCTGACGACTACAACGACGTGTACGCCAATAGCGTACAGATCCGTATGAGCGTTTGGGACTTCCAGCTGGTCTTTGGCACCATGCAGTCCAACACCCCCGATGAGGTCACCTTCCTGACCAAGCAGGGCATCTTCCTGAGCCCGCAGCAGGCCAAGGCCTTGTTCAACGTACTGGGCCAGAACCTGGCGCAGTACGAAGGAACCTTCGGCGAGCTCAAGCTTGAGCCCCAGCAGCTCGGCAACGGCGGCCCGATCAACTAA
- a CDS encoding asparaginase domain-containing protein — MHRVHLLTTGGTIEKRYVEQDGSMENTVPQIRRCLSLMRLPNTEVTVEELMNIDSLIMTDDHRKLIAQRVLAQAIEGTAVLVTHGTDTMVETGKVVADTLARHAGAGNVPVVFTGAMTPFGIEGSDALQNLTEALLATKLLHGGVHLVFHGEIFPIGNVRKDRENSRFLRTESGAASSANRQ; from the coding sequence ATGCATCGCGTCCACCTGCTTACCACCGGCGGCACCATCGAGAAGCGATACGTCGAGCAGGACGGCTCCATGGAGAACACCGTCCCGCAGATTCGCCGGTGCCTCTCCCTGATGCGTCTTCCCAACACGGAAGTCACTGTTGAAGAGTTGATGAATATCGATTCGCTGATCATGACGGACGACCATCGCAAACTGATCGCACAACGTGTTCTCGCGCAGGCCATCGAAGGCACAGCCGTGCTTGTGACGCACGGGACGGACACGATGGTCGAAACGGGCAAGGTTGTCGCAGACACGCTGGCGCGCCACGCCGGGGCTGGAAATGTACCTGTGGTCTTCACCGGCGCCATGACGCCGTTCGGCATCGAAGGCTCGGACGCTCTGCAAAACCTGACCGAAGCACTGCTTGCAACCAAGCTGCTGCACGGTGGAGTTCACCTGGTCTTTCACGGTGAAATATTCCCCATCGGCAACGTTCGCAAAGATCGGGAAAACAGCCGTTTCCTTCGGACCGAATCCGGTGCCGCATCCTCAGCCAATCGGCAGTAA
- a CDS encoding lactonase family protein has protein sequence MKFNQICRIGAASVLSLAACLGLTACSRDYTVGFLYVTSSRGSTSAANGVLNEYGIDYQTGSLIRLASSGQDTGGRNPVALTVTANQKDVIVVNRDDSNLVVFAIGTDGKLYAKTTTTVAGSFPTAIALSGDNNFLYVAFTYKPGFTTANPGPGGVEVFPLTYDAEGTVTLGTPVANGSLNYFPLGYNPTGLAVTSNVNNTTTTSVNGTCSDTTCSSYVYAIGQDPNTAITNNLLAFKRTISTGAITPIGNTVIGTGTASSTGYNSGILASAITAAPLGNFLYVADRSGNQIIAYSMAAGGIPTAITTGPFATQSQPSALTIEPRGKFLYVANYNASTVQSFAIAASTGALSATAGTSGASAVTGTGPTCVTVENALGIYLYTSNFLDNTVTGLQLNSATGQLSQVRNTPFPASAGPSCAAAIANGSHSTQLIQ, from the coding sequence ATGAAGTTCAACCAGATCTGCCGCATCGGCGCGGCCTCCGTGCTTTCGCTTGCCGCCTGCCTGGGCCTTACCGCCTGCAGCCGCGACTACACGGTCGGCTTTCTTTACGTCACGTCGTCGCGTGGAAGCACCAGCGCCGCCAACGGCGTTCTGAATGAGTACGGCATCGACTACCAGACCGGATCATTGATCCGCCTGGCAAGCTCCGGCCAGGACACCGGCGGCCGCAACCCCGTGGCCCTGACCGTCACGGCGAACCAGAAGGATGTCATCGTGGTCAACCGCGACGACTCCAATCTCGTTGTCTTCGCGATCGGTACCGACGGCAAGCTGTACGCCAAGACCACCACCACGGTCGCCGGCAGCTTCCCCACCGCTATCGCGCTGTCGGGTGATAACAATTTTCTGTACGTTGCGTTCACCTACAAGCCGGGCTTCACCACTGCGAACCCTGGCCCTGGCGGCGTAGAGGTCTTCCCGCTGACGTATGACGCAGAGGGCACCGTGACCCTTGGTACACCCGTTGCGAACGGCTCACTCAACTACTTCCCGCTCGGTTACAACCCGACGGGTCTGGCCGTCACGAGCAACGTGAATAACACCACCACAACATCAGTAAACGGAACCTGCTCCGACACGACGTGCTCCAGCTACGTCTACGCGATTGGCCAGGATCCGAACACGGCCATCACGAACAACCTGTTGGCGTTCAAGCGGACGATCAGCACTGGTGCCATTACCCCCATCGGCAACACGGTGATCGGTACCGGCACGGCGTCCTCGACGGGCTACAACTCGGGTATTCTGGCCAGCGCCATCACGGCTGCCCCGCTTGGCAACTTCCTCTACGTCGCAGATCGTTCCGGCAACCAGATCATCGCGTACAGCATGGCCGCAGGCGGTATCCCAACGGCTATCACCACTGGACCGTTCGCCACGCAGTCGCAGCCCTCTGCCCTCACGATTGAGCCGCGCGGCAAGTTCCTGTACGTAGCGAACTACAACGCCAGCACGGTTCAGTCCTTTGCCATCGCAGCCTCCACCGGCGCGCTTTCGGCCACCGCAGGTACTTCCGGAGCTTCCGCTGTAACCGGCACCGGTCCAACCTGCGTCACGGTGGAAAATGCCCTGGGTATTTACCTGTACACGTCGAACTTCCTCGACAACACCGTAACCGGACTGCAGTTGAACTCCGCAACCGGACAGTTGTCGCAGGTGCGCAACACGCCGTTCCCGGCTTCAGCAGGCCCATCCTGCGCAGCCGCGATCGCAAACGGTTCGCACTCAACCCAGTTGATCCAGTAA
- a CDS encoding lactonase family protein — protein sequence MKLSGNGRFVLACVVSGALALGMTSCGGGTIGYLWVMEAKATTNGAGNTITGYKVDNYSGNLTEMVHSPFSSGGTNPVMGVVKPGGRYLYVLNQNDGVNSVAQFSVGGDGVLTYQQAFATQGGTPQWMDMDSSGAYLYVLDKVSPASTATCTSATGLVSAPCGAVTVFAIDSNTGRLTLVQNQSVRVNGTYLTYTATGPAPSRIKVTSAGSVIVVNGDQTVTSLTVGTAGQLTVGANSTQVIDTPVVGQTVPYNYTSITVGGTYLYLTDGTNNRILQYTVSSSGVLQPVTGGIVNNFVAGVTPVWTYTDSSSKFLYVLNQDNSVTTSPKSSIAAYTIQSNGVLAQQSNNLNPYAVGAGPVCMVEDPTKQWVYTSNQDGTVTGYHIDHDRGTLNVLIHGSTFQAQGKPACLVISGITS from the coding sequence ATGAAGTTGAGCGGAAACGGCCGGTTTGTTCTGGCCTGTGTGGTATCGGGTGCCCTGGCCCTGGGTATGACCTCATGCGGCGGCGGCACCATCGGCTATCTGTGGGTGATGGAGGCCAAAGCCACCACCAACGGCGCCGGGAACACCATCACCGGATATAAGGTAGACAACTACTCCGGCAACCTGACCGAGATGGTGCACTCGCCATTCTCCTCAGGCGGCACCAACCCAGTGATGGGCGTGGTGAAGCCGGGCGGCCGTTACCTCTACGTGCTGAACCAGAACGACGGCGTTAATTCCGTTGCACAGTTCAGTGTGGGCGGCGACGGTGTGCTCACCTACCAGCAGGCATTTGCCACCCAGGGCGGCACACCGCAGTGGATGGACATGGATTCCTCCGGTGCCTACCTCTATGTTCTGGACAAGGTTTCGCCCGCTTCGACGGCGACCTGCACCTCAGCGACCGGCCTTGTGTCGGCTCCGTGCGGCGCTGTCACTGTCTTCGCGATCGACAGCAATACCGGCCGCCTGACGCTGGTGCAGAACCAGTCCGTCCGCGTGAACGGCACATACCTGACCTACACCGCCACCGGTCCCGCGCCCAGCCGCATCAAGGTGACCTCGGCCGGCTCTGTGATCGTGGTCAACGGCGACCAGACGGTAACGTCGCTCACTGTAGGAACTGCCGGTCAGCTGACCGTGGGTGCGAACTCCACGCAGGTAATCGATACGCCGGTTGTAGGCCAGACCGTACCGTATAACTACACCTCGATCACGGTCGGTGGCACCTACCTTTACCTGACGGACGGCACGAACAACCGCATCCTGCAGTACACGGTCAGCAGCAGCGGCGTTCTGCAGCCGGTAACCGGCGGCATCGTCAACAACTTTGTCGCGGGCGTTACACCGGTGTGGACCTATACCGATTCGTCCAGCAAGTTCCTGTACGTTCTGAATCAGGACAATTCGGTGACCACGTCGCCGAAGAGCTCCATTGCCGCTTACACCATTCAGAGCAACGGCGTACTGGCGCAGCAGTCCAATAACCTGAACCCGTACGCCGTTGGAGCGGGCCCCGTTTGCATGGTGGAAGATCCTACCAAGCAGTGGGTCTACACCTCCAACCAGGACGGTACGGTGACCGGCTATCACATCGATCACGACCGCGGCACGCTGAACGTGCTGATTCACGGTTCCACCTTCCAGGCACAGGGAAAGCCCGCCTGCCTGGTCATCAGTGGCATCACCAGCTAA